One Bdellovibrio bacteriovorus str. Tiberius DNA segment encodes these proteins:
- a CDS encoding DUF502 domain-containing protein produces the protein MKQLQKIFLQGLVTFLPIALTIYIIYAGVAIVDSFLGDALRQILPIYIPGLGFLITIVLILLLGLMLNNLLAGGIFQKLEQKLTKVPFIKAIYSPLRDLMNLFSKGGGPGGLQKVVLVDIGEGETPIRAMGLVTRESFKDVPAIEQNAGDRVAVYIPMSYGLGGFTLMIPRNRITPLDMPIEKAMSLAITGWVKADKNEGEKK, from the coding sequence ATGAAACAACTTCAGAAGATCTTCTTGCAGGGCCTCGTTACATTTTTGCCGATCGCACTGACAATCTATATCATTTACGCCGGCGTCGCGATTGTAGACAGCTTCCTTGGGGACGCTCTTCGCCAGATTCTGCCAATCTATATCCCGGGATTGGGGTTCCTGATCACGATTGTGCTGATTCTTCTTTTGGGTCTGATGCTGAACAACCTTCTGGCGGGCGGTATCTTCCAAAAGCTGGAACAAAAGCTGACCAAAGTTCCCTTCATCAAAGCCATCTACAGTCCCCTGCGCGACCTGATGAATCTGTTTTCCAAGGGTGGAGGCCCGGGCGGTCTGCAAAAAGTTGTCTTGGTGGATATTGGTGAGGGCGAAACCCCGATCCGCGCCATGGGCCTTGTGACCCGTGAAAGCTTCAAAGACGTTCCTGCCATTGAACAAAATGCCGGGGACCGCGTCGCAGTTTATATTCCAATGAGCTATGGTTTGGGTGGATTCACTTTGATGATTCCAAGAAATCGCATCACTCCGCTGGATATGCCGATTGAAAAAGCCATGAGTCTTGCCATCACCGGCTGGGTGAAGGCCGACAAAAACGAAGGCGAGAAAAAGTAA
- a CDS encoding S8 family serine peptidase has translation MTPILRGLFISLILIGWNAGAQSAPEAVPGEYLIKFKASAGGSGLAQTKLQGKANFKSAFPGLGVFQVSMKSDMDEKAMYEALKNDPDVEYIEPNFILKKNEVEPNGPVERLSYEDVVASGYVSSNPSVYSQSTADTRVAESWSQQSALDSSHGKVIVAVVDTGLDKAHDVFKPYSSGGTGALWINQIEANGTPGVDDDQNGYVDDINGWNFISNTGNFYDDDDHGTHVAGIVVGAGQNIFARPLAESKIQVMPLKFLGAGGSGSTANAIKAIYYAVNNGARVINNSWGGSTYSRSLHDAITYAYDHHVLVVSAAGNYGSNNDSAPMYPANYDVPSNIAVASTSKWDDRSGFSNYGSYTVHVGSPGEYIESTVPGNDTMKMSGTSMAAPFVAGMAALALREATSLSGYQIKQLVLQSADQVYSLNGIVSSSARIDALSLLNGAQSMSSTMASQPSYKPSYLSERGVASDAAAGGGGCGLVRSVVNQGPGAGGGSGGSAAGVVFGLLMVPLILWQVLRARDPKARRKHDRFKMSSEIRVQVGERELVGSVNTISQGGLSFNTDQALEKGGIVTMRIQSPDGHEVIEVQGQVVWCEENKAYGVAFENARTGTLAMIRDWTSGLIKT, from the coding sequence GTGACGCCGATTCTAAGAGGTCTTTTTATTTCATTGATTCTGATTGGGTGGAATGCGGGGGCGCAGTCAGCTCCTGAAGCTGTTCCTGGCGAGTATCTGATCAAGTTCAAGGCCTCCGCTGGAGGATCCGGGCTGGCTCAGACCAAATTGCAGGGGAAAGCCAACTTTAAGTCCGCCTTTCCGGGCTTGGGTGTGTTCCAGGTGTCTATGAAGTCTGACATGGACGAAAAAGCCATGTACGAGGCTTTAAAGAATGACCCGGATGTTGAATATATTGAGCCCAACTTCATTTTGAAAAAGAACGAAGTGGAGCCCAACGGTCCTGTCGAACGTCTGTCTTATGAAGACGTCGTGGCGTCAGGTTATGTGTCCTCAAATCCTTCCGTTTATTCCCAGTCCACGGCCGACACGCGTGTTGCTGAATCCTGGTCTCAGCAATCAGCGCTGGATTCATCCCATGGCAAAGTGATTGTCGCGGTGGTGGATACCGGGCTGGACAAAGCCCATGATGTTTTCAAGCCTTACAGCTCGGGCGGTACGGGCGCGCTTTGGATCAACCAGATCGAGGCCAACGGAACTCCGGGGGTTGATGACGATCAAAACGGATATGTTGATGACATCAACGGCTGGAACTTTATTTCCAATACCGGAAACTTCTATGACGACGACGACCACGGAACCCACGTGGCGGGGATCGTGGTGGGTGCGGGCCAGAATATCTTTGCCCGTCCTTTGGCAGAATCCAAAATCCAGGTGATGCCTTTGAAATTCCTGGGGGCGGGTGGTTCCGGTTCCACAGCCAATGCGATTAAAGCTATTTATTATGCCGTGAACAATGGCGCGCGCGTGATCAATAATTCCTGGGGTGGTTCGACTTACAGCCGCTCTTTGCATGATGCGATCACATACGCTTACGACCATCACGTGCTGGTGGTTTCGGCTGCCGGCAACTATGGCAGTAACAATGACTCGGCTCCGATGTATCCGGCCAACTATGATGTTCCAAGCAATATCGCTGTGGCTTCGACTTCCAAGTGGGATGACCGCTCGGGCTTCTCGAACTATGGCAGTTACACCGTTCATGTGGGCAGTCCGGGTGAATATATTGAAAGTACCGTTCCTGGTAACGACACAATGAAAATGTCCGGCACCAGTATGGCGGCTCCGTTTGTGGCGGGGATGGCGGCTTTGGCCTTGCGCGAAGCGACCAGTCTTTCCGGATATCAGATCAAACAACTGGTGTTGCAGTCCGCGGATCAGGTGTACTCCCTGAACGGCATTGTTTCTTCCAGTGCGCGTATTGATGCTTTAAGTCTGCTGAATGGGGCGCAAAGCATGTCGTCGACGATGGCTTCTCAGCCGTCGTACAAGCCATCTTATTTGTCTGAACGAGGTGTGGCTTCTGATGCTGCTGCTGGCGGCGGCGGTTGTGGCCTGGTTCGATCCGTTGTCAACCAGGGCCCGGGAGCGGGCGGTGGATCCGGCGGCAGTGCTGCGGGTGTTGTTTTCGGATTGCTGATGGTGCCTTTGATCTTGTGGCAGGTTCTGCGTGCTCGTGATCCGAAAGCGCGCCGTAAGCATGATCGCTTCAAGATGAGTTCAGAAATCCGCGTTCAGGTCGGTGAGCGTGAACTGGTGGGTTCTGTGAACACGATCTCTCAGGGTGGTTTGTCATTCAATACAGATCAGGCTCTGGAAAAAGGCGGTATCGTCACCATGCGCATCCAAAGCCCGGATGGCCACGAAGTCATCGAGGTGCAGGGTCAAGTGGTCTGGTGCGAAGAAAACAAAGCCTACGGGGTCGCCTTCGAGAACGCTCGAACCGGAACCCTGGCGATGATCCGCGACTGGACATCGGGACTTATTAAGACTTAG
- the mgtE gene encoding magnesium transporter yields MDSNNNQNNIEVQDQDTVLILSESWSALSPAERREKFKDLPRTDAEELFLSLKTHDQAELIEEATHLEKRSWIRLLAPDDVADLIQEMGGDHKEDILSLLDPQTKREVTALLAYAEDAAGGLMSSRFVRLRPDMSVDEAISYIRIQAKTHVETIYYAYVLDSDQKLLGVVSFRELFQSSPEKKIAEIMHTDVLKVPVEMDQEQIGRIFSQQDLMAVPVVDENGIMKGIVTFDDVATAIQEEATEDIHKIGGVESLDAPYLKISMLEMLKKRGGWLMILFLGEMFTATAMAFFEDELSKAVVLSMFIPLIISSGGNSGSQASTLIIRAIALREVRLRDWWRVLGREIMTGACLGLVLGAIGFIRIMLWPNRETLYTAHYMQVGLTVAASVVGVVLWGTISGSMLPFILKKVGFDPASASAPAVATLVDVTGLVIYFSAASFFLSGILL; encoded by the coding sequence ATGGACAGCAACAACAACCAGAACAACATCGAAGTCCAGGATCAAGACACAGTTCTCATTCTATCCGAGAGCTGGTCTGCCCTTAGTCCGGCCGAGCGCCGTGAAAAATTCAAAGACCTGCCCCGCACCGATGCTGAAGAGCTTTTCCTAAGCCTTAAGACCCACGATCAGGCCGAACTGATCGAAGAAGCGACTCATCTTGAAAAGAGATCCTGGATCCGCCTGCTGGCCCCCGATGACGTGGCCGATTTGATCCAGGAAATGGGCGGCGACCACAAAGAAGACATCCTGTCTTTGCTGGACCCGCAGACCAAACGTGAAGTCACGGCCCTGCTGGCTTACGCGGAAGACGCCGCCGGGGGCTTGATGAGCTCCCGTTTCGTGCGCCTGCGTCCTGACATGAGTGTGGATGAAGCCATCAGCTACATCCGCATTCAGGCCAAAACCCACGTTGAAACGATTTATTACGCTTACGTGCTGGATTCCGACCAGAAGCTTCTGGGCGTGGTTTCCTTCCGCGAGTTGTTCCAGTCTTCACCTGAAAAAAAGATCGCAGAGATCATGCACACCGATGTTCTGAAAGTTCCTGTTGAAATGGACCAGGAGCAAATCGGTCGCATCTTCTCGCAACAGGATCTGATGGCCGTCCCGGTTGTCGATGAAAACGGTATCATGAAAGGTATCGTTACGTTCGATGACGTGGCCACGGCCATTCAGGAAGAAGCGACCGAAGATATTCATAAAATCGGGGGTGTTGAATCCCTGGATGCCCCGTACCTGAAGATCTCGATGCTCGAGATGTTAAAAAAGCGCGGTGGCTGGCTGATGATCCTCTTCCTGGGGGAAATGTTCACAGCAACGGCCATGGCATTCTTCGAGGATGAATTGTCCAAAGCCGTGGTGCTTTCCATGTTCATCCCGCTGATTATCAGCTCGGGTGGTAACTCGGGTTCTCAGGCTTCCACTTTGATTATTCGTGCGATTGCTCTGCGCGAGGTGCGCTTGCGTGACTGGTGGCGTGTGCTGGGTCGAGAGATCATGACCGGGGCCTGCCTGGGTCTGGTGCTGGGTGCGATCGGTTTTATCCGAATCATGCTGTGGCCGAATCGTGAAACACTGTACACCGCTCACTACATGCAAGTGGGTCTGACAGTTGCCGCCAGCGTCGTGGGTGTCGTGTTGTGGGGAACTATTTCCGGATCGATGCTTCCCTTCATCCTGAAAAAAGTCGGCTTTGACCCCGCTTCTGCTTCGGCCCCGGCCGTCGCCACTTTGGTCGACGTCACAGGCTTGGTGATCTACTTCTCGGCCGCATCCTTCTTCCTGTCAGGAATTCTGCTCTAG